Proteins from a single region of Candidatus Hydrogenedentota bacterium:
- a CDS encoding class I tRNA ligase family protein, which produces MNKAVQSFTRSLVTSALPYANGYIHLGHIAGAYLPADIYVRFKRLRGEAVLYIGGSDEYGVPITLTAIKEGITPQEVIDRYHGANEAAFKALGISYDIYGRTSWPLHVDSTQQFFTKLVEEGLIHPESVELWY; this is translated from the coding sequence ATGAACAAAGCGGTACAGTCCTTTACCCGCAGCTTGGTGACCAGTGCCCTGCCTTATGCCAACGGCTACATTCATTTGGGACATATAGCCGGCGCTTATTTACCGGCAGATATATACGTGCGCTTTAAACGGCTGCGCGGCGAGGCGGTTCTTTATATCGGCGGCTCCGATGAATACGGTGTACCGATCACGTTGACAGCGATCAAAGAGGGCATTACGCCTCAAGAAGTGATCGACCGTTATCATGGCGCCAACGAAGCGGCCTTCAAAGCCTTGGGTATTTCTTATGATATTTATGGGCGCACCTCATGGCCGCTCCATGTGGATTCGACCCAACAATTTTTTACGAAGCTTGTTGAAGAAGGCCTCATCCATCCCGAATCGGTGGAGTTGTGGTATTGA
- a CDS encoding TatD family hydrolase, protein MKGVDTHCHLQMTAFDEDREEVLRRALDGLAFLIVIGNGAQACRDALAFLQPRVYAALGYHPYQAEQCDGAALAQLEAWAATSGVVAIGEAGLDYHHIVADPQTQRKAFEQQAALAVKTGLPLVVHSRDAQEDSYAVLKEYVPQLSACIMHCFGGDAAFAEKCLELGCYISFAGNVTFPKAQLLHESLAVVPLHRLLAETDAPYLAPQPVRGKRCEPIHVLHTLRFMASRKGISLEEMEGLVVENACRAFKIEGLPAEALQ, encoded by the coding sequence GCTCCGACGCGCTTTGGACGGGCTCGCCTTTTTGATCGTCATCGGTAACGGGGCGCAGGCTTGCCGTGATGCCTTAGCCTTTCTTCAGCCCCGCGTCTATGCTGCCCTCGGCTATCATCCCTACCAAGCGGAGCAGTGTGATGGCGCCGCTTTGGCGCAGCTGGAAGCATGGGCTGCAACCTCCGGTGTTGTCGCCATTGGTGAAGCGGGACTCGATTATCATCATATTGTTGCCGATCCCCAAACCCAGCGGAAGGCCTTTGAACAACAAGCTGCCCTCGCCGTAAAAACAGGGCTGCCGCTGGTGGTGCACAGCCGCGACGCTCAAGAAGACAGTTATGCCGTGTTAAAAGAGTATGTGCCGCAACTGTCGGCGTGTATCATGCATTGCTTTGGCGGTGATGCCGCCTTCGCAGAAAAATGTCTTGAATTGGGCTGCTATATCTCTTTCGCCGGTAACGTGACTTTTCCCAAGGCGCAGCTGCTCCATGAATCTTTAGCGGTGGTGCCCCTTCATCGATTGTTGGCAGAGACCGATGCGCCTTATCTCGCGCCGCAGCCGGTACGGGGGAAACGCTGCGAACCGATTCACGTATTGCATACGCTCCGTTTCATGGCATCACGCAAAGGGATTAGCCTTGAAGAAATGGAAGGGCTTGTAGTTGAAAATGCGTGCCGTGCTTTCAAGATAGAGGGGCTTCCTGCGGAGGCGCTGCAATAG